The following coding sequences are from one Candidatus Nitrosopumilus sp. SW window:
- a CDS encoding chromosome segregation protein ScpA, translating into MSESPTPDSISQEPVNILFSPQSVVKKDVWEIDLIQILNLLIKILEKSGKKDLKVAGMAALSSSLIYRMKVESIFALQRAAMQKKPMHQRTDVDIDLIDMPYRHESTYPVSLDDLLGLLQNLIGTIANPQSRRNRQVEIEPIEAPDFQEYFISLESIIGKYEDLVMKKIASTGFGLLQNIIAELDAVDSIRCFFAILFLARDQKVDLEQVEDDIKITMIKEELTN; encoded by the coding sequence GTGAGTGAGTCACCTACACCCGATAGTATTTCTCAAGAACCAGTAAACATTCTCTTTAGTCCTCAATCAGTTGTTAAAAAAGACGTGTGGGAGATTGATTTAATCCAAATTTTGAATTTATTAATAAAAATTCTTGAAAAATCAGGTAAGAAAGATCTCAAAGTAGCAGGAATGGCAGCTTTATCATCATCACTGATTTACAGAATGAAAGTTGAAAGTATTTTTGCATTACAACGAGCAGCAATGCAGAAAAAACCAATGCACCAAAGAACAGATGTAGATATTGATTTAATCGACATGCCATACAGACACGAATCAACATATCCAGTATCATTAGATGATTTGTTAGGATTATTACAAAATCTGATTGGTACAATTGCAAACCCTCAATCAAGAAGAAATAGACAGGTGGAGATCGAGCCAATCGAAGCACCAGACTTTCAAGAATATTTTATTTCACTTGAGAGTATAATTGGAAAATACGAAGACTTGGTTATGAAAAAAATTGCAAGTACAGGATTTGGATTACTCCAAAATATAATTGCAGAATTAGACGCAGTAGATTCAATCAGATGTTTCTTTGCAATATTGTTTTTGGCAAGAGATCAAAAAGTGGATTTAGAGCAAGTTGAAGATGATATTAAAATCACAATGATAAAAGAAGAATTAACAAACTGA
- a CDS encoding SMC-Scp complex subunit ScpB, which produces MAKIENMDEATARVEAALYSAGRPLRVEDIIRASGTESRTKTLEILQNIMKKTKSAFKALEVVILPDGSYVMQLKPEYSATVKRYASKPVLPNATLKTLSYIAYQQPISSKQLVEVRGSGVYAHLKELRQLDYISHQNVGRIKIYTTTEKFQKYFGIQGDVEDLKQRLFSKVRKTASARHTNPVPQIASEVN; this is translated from the coding sequence TTGGCTAAAATCGAAAACATGGATGAGGCAACAGCTAGGGTAGAAGCTGCACTTTATTCAGCAGGCAGACCTCTACGAGTAGAAGATATTATTAGAGCCTCAGGCACAGAGTCAAGAACAAAGACATTAGAAATTCTTCAAAACATTATGAAAAAGACAAAGTCTGCCTTTAAAGCACTTGAAGTAGTCATACTTCCGGATGGATCCTATGTAATGCAACTAAAACCAGAATATAGCGCCACAGTCAAAAGATATGCTTCAAAACCAGTTCTTCCAAATGCCACCCTTAAGACATTATCATATATTGCATATCAACAACCAATATCATCAAAACAACTTGTAGAAGTTAGAGGTTCTGGAGTTTATGCACATTTGAAAGAACTAAGACAACTAGATTACATAAGTCATCAAAATGTTGGCAGAATCAAAATTTACACTACAACAGAAAAATTCCAAAAATATTTTGGAATTCAAGGAGATGTTGAAGATCTAAAACAGAGATTATTCTCAAAGGTAAGAAAAACTGCAAGTGCAAGACATACAAATCCTGTACCTCAAATAGCATCAGAAGTAAACTAA
- a CDS encoding 30S ribosomal protein S8e gives MRKSVENLATSKTTGGRRHPLRIRRKYETDRYPNEAVTGAQVTVTRHVRGKNRKTAVKTIDFVNLATGDAKVKKTKILKVLDNATNNDYKRRGIITKGAILETQEGKCRVVSKPGQNGIVNAILVKE, from the coding sequence GTGAGAAAATCAGTAGAGAATTTAGCAACCAGTAAAACAACTGGAGGAAGAAGACATCCACTTAGAATTAGACGAAAGTATGAAACTGATAGATATCCAAATGAAGCTGTAACAGGAGCTCAAGTAACAGTAACAAGACATGTTCGTGGAAAGAATAGAAAAACAGCTGTTAAAACAATTGATTTTGTTAACCTTGCAACAGGAGATGCAAAAGTAAAGAAAACAAAAATTCTCAAAGTATTAGACAATGCAACAAACAATGATTACAAAAGAAGAGGCATCATTACAAAAGGTGCAATACTTGAAACACAAGAAGGTAAATGCAGAGTTGTTTCAAAACCAGGACAAAACGGAATCGTTAACGCAATTTTAGTTAAGGAATAA
- a CDS encoding signal recognition particle subunit SRP19/SEC65 family protein translates to MKDYEHIVIWLDYFNKNLKKSKGRRLGLERCVFDPSLKELMDAAKSAGFEITESDDKVRFPKRPFVRSGYIVLPKGSSKTKILNKISEKLVAKRSKQSK, encoded by the coding sequence ATGAAGGATTACGAACACATCGTAATCTGGTTGGATTATTTCAACAAGAATTTAAAAAAATCAAAAGGTAGAAGATTAGGATTAGAGAGATGTGTTTTTGATCCTTCATTGAAAGAATTGATGGATGCAGCAAAATCGGCAGGGTTTGAAATCACAGAATCAGATGACAAAGTAAGATTTCCTAAAAGACCATTTGTCAGGTCAGGATACATTGTTTTACCAAAAGGATCCTCCAAGACAAAAATTCTTAACAAAATTTCCGAAAAACTTGTTGCAAAAAGGTCCAAACAATCAAAATAA
- a CDS encoding H/ACA ribonucleoprotein complex subunit GAR1, with translation MHLAGSGRVIIQLSNKLVEGQILCDEKGTRVAKVMELIGPVRRPFASATPLTNNIKKYIGKSVFATEHSPDNSKKKFRRRRK, from the coding sequence ATGCACCTAGCCGGTAGTGGCAGGGTAATCATTCAACTATCTAACAAATTAGTTGAAGGACAGATACTCTGCGACGAAAAGGGAACTAGAGTTGCAAAAGTAATGGAATTGATTGGTCCAGTAAGGAGACCATTTGCATCCGCAACTCCGTTAACAAACAACATCAAAAAATACATTGGCAAAAGTGTTTTCGCAACAGAACATTCTCCTGACAATTCAAAGAAAAAATTTAGGAGAAGAAGAAAATGA
- a CDS encoding transcription initiation factor IIB family protein, whose translation MNILEKQNCPECQATVVNDMQNGEIICSGCGVVVDDQVADYGPETISSNLEDKMKLARATGQTTYSQHDLGITTEIAISTKDFSGKTINHEVANQMHNLRKWQQRVRVSTPKERRLANVLTKMGETCDGLGLSKNVLETASMIYRNLDGHVDVKGKSVVSITAATIYMACKQCDVVRSLEEIIRGICPPKDVKSKTKLAARYYRTMVMEMGQLTAPVVTMDKYISKIANMTQTEVRVERLALEIAEKTKDSSIADGKAPNGIAAAYLYVSSVLLGQNVLQRDVSSIAGVTEVTIRNRCKEILTNYKLKITLRPSLAKY comes from the coding sequence ATGAACATACTAGAAAAACAAAACTGTCCTGAATGTCAGGCAACAGTAGTTAATGACATGCAGAACGGTGAAATAATCTGCTCTGGTTGTGGCGTAGTAGTCGATGATCAAGTAGCAGATTATGGTCCAGAAACAATAAGTTCGAATCTCGAAGACAAAATGAAGTTAGCAAGAGCAACCGGACAAACAACTTATTCCCAACACGATTTGGGAATTACAACTGAGATAGCAATTAGTACAAAGGACTTTAGTGGAAAAACAATCAACCACGAAGTTGCAAACCAAATGCACAATCTCAGAAAGTGGCAACAAAGAGTAAGAGTGTCCACACCAAAAGAAAGACGACTTGCAAATGTTTTAACAAAAATGGGAGAAACATGTGATGGTCTAGGTCTTTCAAAGAATGTGTTGGAGACTGCTTCTATGATATACAGAAACTTGGATGGACATGTTGATGTGAAGGGAAAGTCAGTAGTAAGCATTACAGCAGCTACAATTTACATGGCATGCAAACAATGTGATGTAGTAAGATCACTAGAAGAAATTATTCGTGGAATATGTCCACCAAAAGATGTTAAATCAAAAACAAAACTTGCAGCAAGATACTATAGAACCATGGTAATGGAAATGGGACAATTAACTGCCCCAGTTGTAACCATGGACAAATACATCTCAAAGATAGCAAACATGACACAAACTGAGGTCAGAGTTGAGAGACTAGCCTTAGAAATAGCAGAGAAAACAAAAGACAGTAGCATTGCAGATGGAAAAGCTCCAAATGGAATTGCTGCAGCATATCTCTATGTGTCATCAGTCCTACTTGGTCAAAACGTGCTCCAAAGAGACGTTTCAAGTATTGCAGGAGTAACTGAAGTTACTATCAGAAATAGATGTAAAGAGATTCTAACAAATTACAAACTCAAAATTACTTTGAGACCATCTCTGGCCAAATATTAA
- the sufC gene encoding Fe-S cluster assembly ATPase SufC: protein MAVLEIKDLHVTREGKEILKGVNLKTGPGEVHAIMGPNGSGKSTLAYTLLAHPKYEVTQGDILLDGESILELTADERAKKGLFLGFQYPTEVSGVGFSHFLRTAYNSLSKALEGDDREVFITVREFQKYLKENLEKVGLKEEFLSRYLNEGFSGGEKKRAEVLQMAVLKPKISILDEPDSGLDIDAVQAVAKAISQVSGKDATVIVITHYARILKFLDKLDFVHVFARGKVLKTGDASLADKLESEGYDWVLEQTA from the coding sequence ATGGCAGTTCTTGAAATCAAAGACCTTCATGTAACAAGAGAAGGAAAAGAAATTCTCAAAGGAGTTAATTTGAAAACAGGACCTGGAGAAGTTCATGCCATTATGGGACCTAACGGTTCAGGAAAAAGTACATTAGCTTACACATTACTAGCACATCCAAAATACGAAGTAACACAAGGAGATATTTTATTGGACGGAGAGAGTATTTTAGAATTAACTGCTGATGAAAGAGCAAAGAAAGGATTATTCTTAGGATTTCAATATCCAACAGAAGTTTCAGGTGTAGGATTTTCTCATTTTCTCAGAACAGCTTACAACTCTCTAAGTAAAGCACTTGAAGGTGATGATAGAGAAGTGTTTATCACAGTAAGAGAATTTCAAAAATATCTTAAAGAGAATTTAGAAAAAGTTGGATTAAAAGAAGAATTTCTTTCAAGATATCTTAACGAGGGTTTCTCAGGAGGAGAGAAAAAAAGAGCAGAAGTATTACAAATGGCAGTACTGAAACCAAAAATTTCAATTTTAGATGAACCTGACTCGGGCTTAGATATTGACGCAGTTCAAGCAGTTGCAAAAGCAATTAGTCAAGTTTCAGGCAAAGACGCAACAGTGATTGTCATTACACACTATGCAAGAATTCTAAAATTCCTAGACAAACTTGACTTTGTTCACGTATTTGCAAGAGGTAAAGTTCTCAAAACAGGAGATGCATCTCTTGCAGACAAACTCGAATCAGAAGGGTATGATTGGGTTTTAGAACAAACTGCATGA
- a CDS encoding DUF167 domain-containing protein, which translates to MIYKVQVVFSKEFFQVEDGEITIGIKSKPIKGEANKEVIKKIAKHFGVTTSQVKIKSGHKSKEKIIEISQ; encoded by the coding sequence TTGATTTACAAAGTTCAAGTAGTGTTTTCTAAAGAATTTTTTCAAGTCGAGGATGGAGAAATAACTATTGGAATAAAATCAAAACCAATCAAAGGGGAAGCAAACAAAGAAGTCATCAAAAAAATCGCAAAACATTTTGGAGTTACTACATCACAAGTTAAAATAAAGTCAGGGCATAAATCAAAAGAAAAAATCATAGAAATCTCACAGTAG
- a CDS encoding chlorite dismutase family protein: MSENNEQYYFNFSFFKVDPKWRWMADLAKEESAKEVENILKNSGIRYRAYSNLGLRDDADFLLWFVGNSLEEIQKAIEKLYKTVFGKYIIPSRTYLSCSRPSIYVKGQGKEHGFVTGMEPKKHVIVYPFTKTREWYLLPQEKRQEIMDEHIEVSKKYPQVILNTTYSFGIHDEDFMLAFEVDNVRDFQDLIMDLRETQVSSYVKNDIPMIVCIKKDIVPLISSLG; encoded by the coding sequence ATGTCAGAGAATAATGAGCAATATTATTTCAATTTCTCATTTTTCAAAGTTGATCCAAAATGGAGATGGATGGCAGATTTAGCAAAAGAAGAATCTGCAAAAGAAGTAGAGAACATTTTAAAAAACTCAGGAATAAGATATAGGGCATATTCTAATTTAGGATTAAGAGATGATGCAGACTTTCTACTATGGTTTGTTGGAAATTCATTAGAAGAAATTCAAAAGGCCATCGAAAAATTATACAAAACTGTTTTTGGAAAATATATCATTCCATCTAGAACATATCTATCATGTTCAAGGCCATCAATCTATGTAAAAGGACAAGGGAAAGAACATGGATTCGTTACAGGAATGGAGCCAAAAAAACATGTGATAGTATATCCATTTACAAAAACTCGAGAATGGTATCTCTTACCTCAAGAAAAAAGACAAGAGATAATGGATGAACATATTGAAGTTAGTAAAAAATATCCACAAGTAATTCTAAACACAACATACTCGTTTGGAATTCATGATGAAGATTTTATGTTAGCATTTGAAGTTGACAATGTTAGGGACTTTCAAGACTTGATAATGGATTTGAGGGAAACCCAAGTTTCATCATACGTAAAAAATGACATTCCCATGATTGTTTGTATCAAAAAGGATATTGTGCCACTAATTTCCAGTTTAGGATAG
- a CDS encoding aldo/keto reductase, protein MKYKKLGKSGIEVSEIGFGAWSIALDWWGKKVEEDEAKRMLKKAYDLGINYFETADMYGKGKSEKLIGEVFKGMRDEVVISTKYGYDFSNVEQIGHAELPQNYSPEYTRKAVDACLERLQTDYLDSLGLHNPKLHHVRNDETFKTIDELMDEGKIRAAQVALGPAIGWTQEGLEAMDRKSISSIQTVYNILEQTPGNELIQKAEKEDVGILVRVPDASGILTGKVKADTVIPANDHRKDRKMEWRKSALEKVEQFRPIAERNGLNITEFAIKFILSKNKIASVLPTVVSEEEIEMFAAISDGKYLSSSDMKEIDDLYNTWPEYELKATPQAS, encoded by the coding sequence ATGAAATACAAAAAACTAGGTAAGAGTGGAATCGAAGTTTCTGAGATAGGATTTGGTGCATGGAGTATTGCTTTAGATTGGTGGGGAAAAAAAGTTGAAGAAGATGAAGCTAAAAGAATGCTAAAAAAAGCATATGATTTAGGAATTAATTATTTTGAAACTGCAGATATGTATGGGAAAGGAAAAAGTGAGAAATTAATCGGCGAAGTTTTCAAAGGAATGAGAGATGAGGTTGTTATTTCAACAAAATATGGTTATGATTTTTCAAATGTTGAGCAAATCGGACATGCAGAATTACCACAAAACTATAGTCCAGAATATACAAGAAAAGCAGTTGATGCATGTTTAGAAAGATTGCAAACAGATTATCTTGATTCATTAGGATTGCACAATCCAAAATTACATCATGTGAGAAATGATGAGACCTTCAAGACTATTGATGAATTAATGGATGAAGGAAAGATCAGAGCAGCTCAAGTTGCATTGGGTCCAGCAATAGGATGGACACAAGAAGGGCTTGAAGCAATGGATAGAAAAAGCATATCATCAATTCAAACAGTTTACAATATCTTAGAACAGACTCCAGGAAATGAGTTAATTCAAAAAGCTGAAAAAGAAGACGTCGGAATTCTTGTTAGAGTTCCAGATGCATCAGGAATTCTAACTGGAAAAGTAAAAGCAGATACTGTAATTCCAGCAAATGATCATAGAAAAGATAGAAAGATGGAATGGAGAAAATCAGCATTAGAAAAAGTAGAACAATTCAGACCAATTGCAGAACGTAACGGATTAAACATTACAGAATTTGCAATTAAATTCATTTTATCAAAGAATAAGATTGCATCAGTGTTACCTACTGTTGTAAGTGAAGAAGAAATCGAAATGTTTGCAGCAATTTCTGATGGAAAATATTTGAGTTCTTCAGATATGAAAGAAATTGATGATTTGTACAACACATGGCCAGAATACGAATTAAAAGCAACACCACAAGCAAGTTAA
- a CDS encoding Lrp/AsnC family transcriptional regulator, translating to MDELDKELLNEIQWTFPLVTRPFDEIAKKFDTTPEIVKRRLKQLKEIGVLRQLSAIFDTRKLGYTSSLVAMEIEHDKLESVASQINRHPGVSHNYERDHQFNLWFTLAVPPGSDLKTELDKFNVLKGIKKVRMLPTLQLFKIGVKLDMVDEKKHDVAPTEEKKEIKNVKFEPTEEDKNFIRELQKDMDIVDEPFVKAANNLGITENELFEKMKHYEEIGVMRRFAAILRHRQVGFTANGMIVWKVPEDKISDVGAQLGAFPQVSHCYERPTYPDWPYNVFSMIHCKTHDEANEMAKTIQDQIHVDDYKILFSSREFKKTRVEYFVENSFSLEEKVPAS from the coding sequence ATGGATGAACTAGACAAAGAACTTCTTAATGAAATTCAATGGACATTTCCTCTTGTTACTAGACCTTTTGACGAAATTGCAAAGAAGTTTGATACTACTCCTGAAATTGTAAAAAGGCGTCTTAAACAACTTAAAGAAATTGGTGTTTTACGACAACTCAGTGCAATTTTTGATACTAGAAAACTTGGTTATACCAGCTCTTTGGTTGCTATGGAAATTGAACATGATAAACTAGAATCTGTTGCAAGTCAAATTAATCGACATCCTGGCGTTAGTCATAATTATGAACGTGATCACCAATTCAATCTTTGGTTTACTTTAGCTGTTCCACCCGGCTCTGATTTGAAAACAGAACTTGATAAATTCAATGTGTTAAAAGGAATTAAAAAAGTACGAATGCTTCCTACTTTACAACTCTTCAAAATTGGTGTAAAATTAGACATGGTTGATGAAAAAAAACATGATGTTGCTCCAACTGAAGAAAAGAAAGAAATCAAAAATGTAAAATTTGAACCAACTGAAGAAGACAAAAACTTCATCCGTGAATTGCAAAAAGATATGGATATCGTCGATGAACCCTTTGTCAAAGCAGCAAATAATCTTGGAATAACTGAAAATGAATTATTTGAAAAGATGAAACACTATGAAGAAATTGGAGTGATGAGAAGATTTGCTGCCATATTAAGACACAGACAAGTTGGATTTACTGCAAATGGGATGATTGTATGGAAAGTTCCTGAAGATAAAATTTCTGATGTTGGTGCACAACTTGGTGCTTTTCCTCAAGTTAGTCATTGCTATGAACGTCCTACATATCCCGACTGGCCTTACAATGTTTTTTCAATGATTCATTGTAAAACTCATGATGAGGCAAATGAAATGGCAAAGACAATTCAGGATCAAATTCATGTTGATGATTATAAAATTCTCTTTAGTTCACGTGAATTCAAAAAAACTCGTGTGGAGTATTTTGTTGAAAACTCTTTCTCTTTAGAAGAAAAAGTCCCTGCTTCCTAA
- a CDS encoding bifunctional precorrin-2 dehydrogenase/sirohydrochlorin ferrochelatase: MIVDLNLQDKSVVVIGGGNEAQKRINSLIRQGCDITIISDKIIPQITKLVKSKKIQLIKQKIQDTKFISELNPDIIITTTNDKKLNQKIINAGKKKKIITYSSDNPEESDFSNPAIIDFEKMIQIAIFTGGRSPAMSKKLKKKSEEVFKKIITKEDIGQIKIQKIARDIAKEKIATITERKACLRSIMTDNEIDQLIKDGQMKKAEKRAITIVRNWK; encoded by the coding sequence ATGATAGTAGACCTAAACCTTCAAGACAAATCAGTAGTTGTGATTGGGGGCGGAAATGAAGCGCAAAAAAGAATCAATTCTTTGATTAGACAGGGGTGTGACATTACAATAATTAGCGATAAAATCATTCCACAAATTACAAAACTTGTCAAATCAAAAAAAATTCAATTAATAAAACAAAAAATCCAAGATACTAAATTCATTTCAGAATTGAACCCAGATATCATAATTACAACAACTAATGATAAAAAATTAAATCAAAAAATCATCAATGCGGGAAAAAAGAAAAAAATCATTACATATAGTTCAGATAATCCTGAAGAAAGTGATTTCTCAAATCCTGCCATAATTGATTTTGAAAAAATGATTCAAATTGCAATTTTCACAGGAGGGCGAAGTCCTGCAATGTCAAAAAAACTCAAAAAAAAATCAGAAGAGGTGTTTAAAAAAATCATTACAAAAGAAGACATTGGACAAATCAAAATTCAAAAGATCGCAAGAGATATTGCAAAAGAGAAAATTGCAACTATAACAGAAAGAAAAGCATGCCTTCGCAGTATCATGACTGATAATGAGATTGATCAGTTAATAAAAGACGGTCAGATGAAAAAAGCTGAAAAGAGAGCCATTACAATAGTGAGGAATTGGAAATGA
- the hemA gene encoding glutamyl-tRNA reductase yields the protein MNQNIINARVTFRNSPIHILEQFTIKDIEEAYEQFKRHSGLDECVIIQTCNRIELFGKSKNQEIDKIKKTWASLTELEEQVFDENMEVEENQNALHHLLKLTSGLDSMVLGEEQILGQIKNSITSAREKKASGQHLNTLFDKAIKIGTRIRNSSGIGKGGISVGSMAVKLAEENIDELKTKKTLLIGTGEVSTLVAKSLQRRGYAFDVTSRTLSRSETFCETMGGNPVKFEEVLSGFDNYDVIFVATTAPYFLVTYERITEAMKDKNKGMMILDLSNPRTVDEKVATIGGVKLMNLDQIAEMVEKNMNARLNKVKTVENIINEEVSVLEASMKRLEAEPLVKDVFKNIESLRAKELQKALQMLDEKDEKKIKIIDELTKAVVESIVSTPMNNIRKASEQGNPEVVDLASKLFDYKKEEQTD from the coding sequence ATGAATCAAAATATCATTAATGCACGTGTGACTTTTCGTAATTCACCAATCCATATTTTAGAACAATTTACAATAAAAGACATTGAAGAGGCATATGAGCAATTCAAGAGACATTCAGGATTAGATGAATGTGTCATAATTCAAACATGTAACAGAATTGAATTGTTTGGAAAATCAAAAAATCAAGAAATAGACAAGATAAAGAAAACATGGGCATCATTAACAGAATTGGAAGAACAAGTTTTTGATGAAAACATGGAAGTAGAAGAAAATCAAAATGCTTTGCATCATTTATTGAAACTAACTTCAGGCTTGGATTCCATGGTATTAGGAGAAGAGCAAATTCTAGGTCAAATAAAAAACTCCATTACTTCTGCAAGAGAGAAAAAAGCATCAGGTCAACATCTTAACACATTATTTGACAAGGCAATCAAGATAGGTACCAGAATCAGAAACTCCAGTGGAATTGGTAAAGGTGGGATATCAGTAGGTTCAATGGCAGTAAAACTTGCAGAAGAAAACATTGATGAGTTAAAAACAAAAAAAACATTATTGATTGGAACGGGTGAAGTTTCCACACTAGTTGCAAAATCATTACAAAGACGAGGTTATGCATTTGATGTTACCAGTAGAACACTTAGCAGATCAGAAACATTTTGTGAGACCATGGGAGGAAATCCAGTCAAATTTGAAGAAGTTCTTTCAGGATTTGATAATTATGATGTGATATTTGTTGCAACAACTGCCCCATATTTTCTTGTAACATATGAACGAATTACAGAGGCAATGAAAGATAAAAACAAAGGAATGATGATTTTGGATTTATCAAATCCAAGAACAGTGGATGAAAAAGTTGCAACTATTGGAGGAGTAAAATTGATGAATCTTGATCAAATTGCAGAAATGGTTGAAAAGAACATGAATGCAAGATTAAACAAGGTAAAAACCGTTGAAAATATAATTAACGAAGAAGTATCTGTATTAGAAGCCTCAATGAAAAGACTGGAAGCAGAACCACTGGTAAAAGATGTGTTCAAGAACATTGAATCACTTAGAGCAAAAGAGTTGCAAAAGGCACTTCAGATGTTAGACGAAAAAGATGAGAAAAAAATCAAAATTATCGATGAGTTAACTAAAGCAGTAGTTGAGAGCATTGTTTCAACACCGATGAACAATATCAGAAAAGCTTCTGAGCAAGGCAATCCAGAGGTAGTAGATTTAGCAAGCAAACTCTTTGACTATAAAAAAGAAGAACAGACTGACTAG
- the hemB gene encoding porphobilinogen synthase, with translation MSFPTRRLRRLRTSGKMRELVQQTTLSPKDFICPVFVQEDLKTRTKVESMTAIERLPLEDVNDEVGTISDLGIPAIMLFGIPTQKDDAGSSAFDDNGIVQKAISQIRENFGDKMVIMADVCLCQFTSTGHCGIIQGNKIDNDTSLETLSKIAVSQAKAGVDTVSPSAMMDGQVAAIRKALDDEGFSDVSIMSHSAKHRSNFYAPFRDAAECAPKFGDRKTYQVPYTNAREAMMEVETDINEGVDIVMIKPALSYLDLIAETRRKFNVPVAAYSVSGEYALVKAASQLGYVNEKDMTEEILYSIKRAGADMIVTYFAKSASKFLQES, from the coding sequence ATGTCATTTCCAACCAGACGTCTACGTAGATTAAGAACATCAGGTAAAATGAGAGAGTTGGTTCAGCAGACCACACTTTCTCCAAAAGATTTCATTTGTCCAGTATTTGTTCAAGAAGATCTAAAGACAAGAACCAAAGTTGAATCAATGACAGCAATTGAAAGACTACCATTAGAGGATGTTAACGATGAAGTTGGAACCATTAGTGATTTAGGTATTCCTGCAATAATGTTATTTGGAATTCCAACTCAGAAAGATGATGCAGGTTCTTCTGCATTTGATGACAATGGGATTGTACAAAAAGCAATTTCTCAGATTCGAGAAAACTTTGGAGATAAGATGGTAATTATGGCAGATGTATGTTTATGTCAATTTACATCCACAGGACATTGTGGAATTATTCAAGGAAATAAAATTGATAACGATACAAGTTTAGAAACACTTTCAAAGATTGCAGTAAGTCAAGCAAAAGCAGGAGTTGACACAGTTTCACCTTCTGCAATGATGGATGGTCAAGTTGCAGCGATTAGAAAAGCACTTGATGATGAAGGATTTTCAGATGTCTCAATAATGTCTCATTCTGCAAAACATCGTTCAAACTTTTATGCACCATTTAGAGATGCAGCTGAATGTGCACCAAAGTTCGGAGACAGAAAAACATACCAGGTTCCATATACAAATGCAAGAGAAGCAATGATGGAGGTAGAAACAGACATCAATGAAGGAGTAGACATTGTTATGATAAAACCTGCATTATCATATTTGGATTTAATTGCAGAAACAAGAAGAAAATTCAATGTTCCAGTTGCAGCATACAGTGTTTCTGGAGAATACGCGCTGGTAAAGGCCGCTTCACAGTTAGGATATGTCAATGAAAAAGACATGACAGAAGAAATACTGTATTCAATAAAGAGAGCGGGGGCAGATATGATAGTAACTTATTTTGCAAAATCTGCTTCAAAATTTCTTCAAGAATCATGA
- a CDS encoding HD domain-containing protein: MNVLELLKQDIKKIMVNDPAHDFEHIMRVYKTAQKICKKENANEKLVLSAVLLHDIISYPKSDKRSKMSSIESAKKSKQILKKYDFDENEITIISDAIRDHSFSQKKTPETIEGKILQDSDRLDALGAIGIARVFATGGSLKRPFYNINDPFCKKRSPDDNTWTVDHFFQKLLKLESLMNTKSGKIEAKRRTRILKDYLKQLKQEV; encoded by the coding sequence ATGAACGTTCTTGAATTACTTAAACAAGATATAAAAAAAATTATGGTAAATGATCCTGCTCATGACTTTGAGCATATTATGAGAGTATACAAAACTGCACAAAAAATCTGCAAAAAAGAAAACGCAAATGAGAAATTAGTTTTAAGTGCTGTATTATTACATGATATTATCTCTTATCCGAAATCTGATAAGCGCTCAAAAATGTCTTCAATTGAGAGTGCAAAAAAGTCAAAACAAATCCTAAAAAAATATGACTTTGATGAAAATGAAATTACAATAATTTCAGATGCTATTCGTGATCATAGTTTCTCTCAAAAGAAAACCCCTGAAACTATTGAAGGAAAAATTCTCCAAGATTCAGATAGATTAGATGCCTTAGGCGCAATTGGTATTGCTCGGGTTTTTGCTACAGGTGGCTCTTTAAAGAGACCTTTTTACAACATCAATGACCCATTTTGTAAAAAAAGAAGTCCTGATGACAACACATGGACTGTGGACCATTTCTTTCAGAAACTGCTTAAACTAGAATCTCTCATGAATACAAAATCTGGAAAGATTGAGGCAAAAAGAAGAACAAGAATTCTAAAAGACTATCTTAAACAACTAAAACAAGAAGTTTAA